The Oscillatoria acuminata PCC 6304 genomic interval TTACAGATTGAGCATTCGCTGGTTCTGCTGCGGAGATCGAGATCGCAGAGGCAGTAGCCGCAAGACCTACAAATAAGAGGCGGCTACTGGATGATTTAAGTTTCGAGAATCGCTGTTTTCCGTTCATATAACCACATCCCGCGAAAATACCCAACTCAAAACAGTTGGGAGGAAGCGATGCGGGTATAGCCGCTTCCTATGGACAGTTGGTGTTCATATTGGAGCACCGAGAGTTCTGGAATCAAACTCTAATCGACCGCCCATCAACGTTGACGCAAACACTCCTTAGAGTCTTGGATACAAGACATCTACCATCTGGATCACTTCAATCCCCGAAAAGGAGATGAAGTGGCTAATTGTTTTCAACCCTCCAACCCTATCTCATTTAGGAACATCCGTGGGGTGATAGTGGGAAGGGTTGACCTGGTGACTTCACGTCATATTTTGCCAGGGTTCTGCTACTCTGTGCATCAAAGGCTTGGGAGTTGGGTAATTTTATTCCCACTTGGACTAGATAGGTATTTAAAAATACCCATTTACCTTTGATCTGTGATTACCAAACCTGTTCATTGTTTGGGTAATGCATTTACTTGTTTTATCGTAACTAGAGGTGGCAGCACCGTTTTCGCTTTCTCCAAAAAGGAGAGAAAAAGGCCCGCGCTGTTGTTTAAAAAGAAATGCCGTAGACTATATTCAAATTTAAGCGCACCCCATCACCGGCGTTACCTGTTAAGTCATTGAGTCCAAAGCTCGCGACCAAGGGAATCCTCTTAAAGGGTACCACAGATAAGCCCATTGTCAAGTCTTGCCCAGTCCACTCAGCGATCGCATGAGCCTGGGAACCCATTGAGGTGGCGAAACTCCCAAATATATTCAATTGGGTCCCGCCAAATTGATCCGTAGGATCGATATTGGGTGCGGTTCGGAAGACTCCATTGCCAACCCCTAGGGTCACAAACCCCAGACTAAAGGGTTTTTCAATGTCTTCATCAAAAATCAGGACCTTACTCACCGAGCTATAGAAACTGCGGCCTGTATCACTGGCTGCATCTATCCAATCTACGAGATTGACCACTCCCACTGAAACGGAAAAATTGTTCGGGAGTAGACGACTGGCTTGCAGGCTAATGCTGCCTGCACCGAGATTATCTGTTGCTCCACTATCATTAGACAAACCTGTAATCGATAGAGTTGCATCCAGCCCGATCGACTCTTCTGGATCGCCAAACCCCATAAAAAATGAAACGGCCCCATCTTCACTCGAAAAACGATTTCGGTTGTTAAAGATCACCCCAACCCCAAGATTGCCCCAACCCCCACCAAACCCAGTCGGGTTACTGAGGGTAATTCCCGGAAAGTTCCCCGGTGCGCCTAAGGCAACGGCAATTCGTCGCATTTGTCTACTGGTTAATGATTCGATAAAACTCAGCAAAATTTGAGCTTCTGCAGCGGGGAGAATAATATCTCCATCGGTTTCCCCTTGTCGGCGTTGCAGGATTTCGGTTAACTCATTCACTTGCTGGAGTTGCTCTGGGGTGAGGTCCTGTTCTCGGGCTGTTTCTAAAACAATCAGGAGTTCGGCAACTTCTTCACGGGTAAAGCTCCGGGCGGTGGGCATTTGGGAGTCAATGTTTTGCTCAATTTGAGCCAGTTCTTCCTCACTCAAGGAGCCAATTAAGTTTTGGAGCTGTTCGGCTCGTTCAGGAGATAAGATCACCACCAGATCTCCTTGGGCTTCAAGTGCCTCTAGTTCCTCGACTAGACTTTGAATTTCCTGGCGTTGTTGGGGTCGTAAATTTAACCGTTGGATGATGCTCACAAATGAGATCAACTCTTGTACTGTTGCGCGATCGAGGCGAGTCCCTTGGGCGAGTTCCACACCTACAGCAGATTGGATTTGAGCGCGTTCTTGTTGGGTCAGAGACTCGATCAGCGAGAGGACCAGTTGGGTTTGCTCAGGAGATAGAATGGCTTGGGGCTGCCCCTGTGCTTGAATTGCTTCTAAATCTTGAATTAGCCTGGAAATCTCCTGAGTTTGCTGGGGCCGAAGTGTCAGCTGTTGAATTCCGCCCAGGATTAATAAAATTTCAGAAATCTCTTGTTGGGTGAATAAACCCACTTGCACTTCAGGCAAATCCAGGGCCTCCTGAATCTGTGAGACTTCTTGAGGGGTTAGGGAAGTCAGCAACCCGCGAATTTGTTGCGCTTGGCTAGAGGAGAGGACTACCTGGGGCTGCCCCTGAGCAGTGAGTTGTTCTAATTCTCCAATCAGGGAGCGGATCTCCTGAGCTTGTTGGGGTCTTAGTCCTTGCCGTTCGACCTCTCGGAACAAGAGGATGATCTGTTCGAGTTCTCTTTGAGTGTAGGTAACCACTGACTCCTGGGTTGGAGTAGTGGGCGGAACAGGTCTGGTATTCTGTTTGCTGTTGGGCAACTCAGCAGTCTGCCCGGTTGTGTTCAGGACCTGGATAGGTTGAGGATTGGCTAAACTTAATCCTGATGGCAGCAAGATGGCTGCACTAATACCGGCCAGCAAACTCAGACGCAATACAAGCTGATCTAAGAACACACCTAAAACTCCCCATACCATGTTTAAACAAGTATCCAGTGAACCACATTGGTCTCCGGAAATACAAGCCTTTCCTATCTACAAATTGTCAAACTTAAGCTCCCACAGGTGTTTGAGCTTAACCGTGCGTGACGCTCATCCACAATAGCATTGTTCCCGAGCTTCAACACACCGAGTTATTGGATCGGACTCTCTAAAATTTTCAACTCGTCCAAAATCTCTCAATTTTCCGAGGGCCAGAAGGGTGATCGGAAGGCTGGAGGGGCCTCCCGGAGCAATTGCGGATTTGTTTTAAAGGCGCATTAACTAAGACTGTTTTCCCCCTTCTAAAAAGCGAAAAATTTTGTCACTGTTTCCTGATGCTAGGGAATCCTTGGTCGGAAACCGTGCCAGGTTTTAATCAATTTACGATATTCTAAATTTTATAACAGTTATATTGCAATGAGGGCTGTAAACTTTTTGGACTATTCAATAGAAAAAACCGCCAAAAATTTAATCTTTTGGCGGAGGGTTTAGACCCGTTTTAAACCGGGAATATAATAATGGTCTTAAATAAGTAGGGGGATGTTTTTAGGGTCAATTTCTGAAAGTTTATAGTCTATTGGCTGTCCGAATCATTATAGACCAGCGATCGCGGAAATTCGGTGATCCCCAAGGAGAAATGGGCGACTAAAACTCAATTGGACTGGAGCAAACCCACCTCGCTACCGGCTGGTGCGGGTGGGGATTTTGGGCGGCTTGCTGTCCATTGATTCAAGCTGGGGAGCTTCGGCGCTGTGAGCGAGGGTTAAGGGGGGTTTGCTGGGAATGCTTTCTGGTAATAGCACGGGAATATCGGCACCATTAATCACAGCACCTAAGAGTTGGACTGTTTCTGATTCAGTCAGGGGTTCGACATATTCCGTTAACATTCCGCCTTGGGTGTAGAGGGGTCGGGTGACGAGAATCATCCCATCGCTAAAGGGTTCTAGTAGAAAGGCATCGTTGTTAACACTGAGTGCAGGAGAGTCTAAAATAACTAAATCAAACCGAGCTTTGGCATCTTCGAGGAGTCGGCGGAATTCGTTGGATTCGATCGCCGCTGCGCTGTTTTTGAGAGGACCGGCACTGGGCACAACGTAGAGGTTTTCAATTTCTGGTGCGAGGCGAATGCATTGGTGGAACTGTCCGTAATAGCGCAGGGGTTCAAGGTTGGCATCGGGTTCGATCGCCACTTGCAGACTCTGCGCTTGGGAGGGCGATCGCAAATCCGCTTCAATCAGTAACGTCCGCTTCCCTGCACGCGCTGCGGCGATCGCCAAATTATAAGCACAAAAAGTTTTGCCCTCTTTAGGAGCAACACTAGTAATCAACAAGACCTTGGGTGCTTTTTCTCCAATCCGCAACAAATTACTGCGGATCTTTTCATAAAACTCCAAATAAGGAGAATCCGGATCCATCAAAATCGGCATCTCGTGAGCCCTGAACTCCGGAGCAAACACCTCGGGTAAAATTCCCAAAATGCGGAGGTCCTGTTGCTGCAACGCCCCGCGAACTTCCTCCATCGTATAAAATTTTCCTTCGAGCAAGGAAATCACAAAAATTAAGGCATTCCCCAATAGGATGCCAACGAGCCCCCCAATGGCGAAAATCAGCGCCGGGGGTTGTGCAGAGACTTCGTTTTGAGAAACCGATGCTTCTTGGGCCACACTCAAACTGCTGGACGTTTCGGCTTCAGCCGCTCTCGCATCCGCCAAAGCTTGCTGCATTTTATTGTAAAGCTCTTGCTTGAGTGCCACCTGTTGCGCTAACCGTCCCCGTTCAAGCTGTTTGTTCGGCAGGGTTTGATAATCCCGCTGCAATTGTTGTTCGGTTTGGGTCAGAGAATTCAATTGCTGGACCAGAGTTTGCCGTTGGGTTTGTAAATTCACCAAGGTTTGCGCTAACTGTTGCCTTGCCGGGTCAAGACTACTGTCCTTGCGAATTTGGACGCTATTGAGTAAGGGGGCAGCCATTCCTCCGCCACCAATGACTTCTGTAGCTCGCCGCTCCAACAATTCATTGTAAGAGGTTTCCTGCTTTTGCAACTCAACCATCTGGGGATGGAGGGGGCGAAAATTTTTACTGAGGAGTTCACGCTGGGACTCAATTTGATGGAGGGCTGCTCTCAATTGGGCGATAATTGGGTCAGCGCTGAGGGCTTGAGAGACGTAGGCTTGATCCACCGTCAAGCCTAGGCGCTGTTCTAAACTCGCTAGTTGGGCATCAAGCCCTTCTAACTGTAAGCGAATATCGCGCTGCTGATTTTGGTTGGCGACGATCGCCCCAGCCAATCCCCCACTTCTGGCAGCCAAGATTGCTACCGCCTCTTCCCGTTCGTACTCTTCGAGGTTCTGTTCTGCCGCTGTGAGTTCCCCCAGAGCTTCCGGCAACCGCTCCTCAATGGTGTCGATCATCCGTCGTAAGGCAGAAGTATTGAGCATTCGGCTTTGCTCAATCATGGCTTCCATGAGCGCTTGCACGGTGGTTTGGGCGGTTTCCCGATTCAGATGAGTATAGACCAGTTCAATCTGAGGGGGACCATCGGATTTTGGGGGCCTTACCGTTACGTCCCGGGCCAATTTTCTGGGTTCTTCATTCACCTGGATTCCCACCGCCGTCACCACATTCTCAGCCAAAAGAATCTCTCGGGGAAGTTGCTTACCCTGTTCTTGAATTTGGCTGCCCGTGGTGGAGAACGTCACCGCCGGCGTGGTGTAAGTCATCGCTCCGCGCGCCCGATAGGTCACTTCTGGAGGGGGTTGCATTGCCACAAATCCCGCCCCGCCCAAGGTGAGGACAAAAGCAGCGAAGCCAAACCATTTGTATTTACCAAAAGCGATCGCGTAGCGCTTGAGAATAGGTGGAGCCATGATAGGAATAGGGATAAAGATGAAGGAGCTAAAGATTAAGTGGAGAGCGTCTGCTTTCCCTACTATTCTTCAGAAAGTAGGGAAAGCAGACGCTTCGACCCCTAAATTCTTTTGTTTAATTTAGACTTGCTGCAGAGACCCTCACTCAATTCTACCATAAGACAGTCCCGGGCTGATTAATTGTTGGTATTATTTTCATCGTTATTGCCATCGGGTCCAAAGAGGAGTCGGGCACTATCTCTCAAGGAATCAAAAAACAGTAAAAATCCTAGAACATCTCGAAAGGGTTGAGTAAAGGTCCCGAGGGCATAAGTGATTTTCCCCACCAGATTGCGACCAATGACAATCACATCATTGTTTTCTAACGGTACATTTTGAGCCAGATCCCCGCGCAAGAGTTGTTGGGCATTGATTTCCCGAGTCACCGCTTTACCCTGTTCGGGATCGAAGCGGATCAGGGCAATATTATTCAGGTCTGCACTCAGAATAGGAACCGCATTCAGAATATCTGCAAAGGTACTGCCACTAGGAACGGGAACGACGCTAATGCCGCCTGCGGGATAGCTCAAAACGCGGACGACAATCTGCGGGACGGATAGAGTTGAACGAGAAACTAAGACGCGATCATAATATTCATCCGTGCTGCTTTCTAGGGTGGGAACGAACACCACATCTCCATTAGCTAACCGGAGTTCGGGAAGTGCCGCCCCAGTGAGCAGGGGGGTGTACAGGTCCAGAACTTCTTCGGAAATTGACCCATTATCCAGGGCCCGACGGACCCGAACCGCTCTTAAATCAGCATTAGAGGTAATCCCTCCAGCCACGAGCATGGCATCAGCTACTGGGCGATCGGAGGGGGGAACGGTAAAAAATCCGGGCTGTGCCACTTCTCCGAGAATCGTCACATTGACGGGAATGGCCGCAGCTAGGGTGGATCCGGCGACAATGCGCGGGTTATATCCTGGGTCTTGGTTTAATCCCAATTTAGGGACAATGACCACATCCCCATTTCCCAACCGAAGATCCGGTAACGGAGTGCCCGTTTCCAGAGCAGCGTAGAGGTTGACCCGTTCTTCACTGACGGTGCCATTGGCCATCACCCGACAGATGAGGACGGTCCGCAAGTCTGCCGCAGTGGTAATCCCACCGGCAGCCTGCAAGGCAGTGGGAATGGGACTCAGGGAAGGGGGGAGCACATGAAATCCCGGGGCGACGACTTCTCCGAGGACGGTAATGGCTACGGACTGTTGGGCCGCTAGGGTGGAAGTGGAAACGGCGTTACTGTCATAAGTCCGGGCTTCTTCTAACCCGAGTTTAGGGATGATCAGCACATCTCCATTGGCTAATCGGAGATCCGAGAAGGGGGTACTGCCTTGTAATGAGGAGAGTAAATTGATGGATTCTTCGCTAACGCGACCATCAGGCAGGGTTCGCCGGACCCGAACGCCTCGCAAATCAGCAACGGGAGTGGTTCCCCCGGCAATCTGTAATGCAGTAGGAATGGGACGGGGGGAAGCGGGGAGGATATAGAATCCCGGTTGGGTGACTTCCCCGACGATGGTAATGCCGACGGGTTGGGGGGTGGTTAAGGTGGAGTTAGAAACGACGTTGTTGTTGTAGTTAAAGGCGGCGTCGTTTAAATCGAGGGTGGGGACGATGATGATATCCCCATTGCCGAGGCGCAGTTCGGGAAAGGGGGTGCTGGTTTGTAAGGGGGAATACAGGTCAATGGTTTCCTCGCTAAGGCGTCCATCGGTGAGGACTCGTCGCACCCGGACCGATCGCAGGTCAGCAGCAGGTGTAGATCCTCCCGCAATCACTAAGGCATCTTGGATGGGATTGACCGAGGGGGGGAGATTATAAAACCCCGGACGAGTGACTTCTCCAATGACGCGGATGCCGACAGCTTGGGGAGGAGAGAGGCGCGATCGCGCGACGATGTTGCTGTCATTAATCTGAGCTTCACTTAAGGTTTGTTTAGGGACAATCAGGATATCCCCTTCTTGCAGCAAGAGATCCGGTGGGGGACTGCCTGCTTGCAAGGACACCAACAGGTTGAGGCGTTGTTGCAAAAACCGGCCATCGCCCAGGGGACGTCGGATCAGGATGGAGGTCAGGTCAGCTCCGGGTGTGGTCCCGCCTACGGTGGTTAAAATGTCTGAAATTCGGGTATTGTCTGCCGCAAAGAAATAAAAGCCCGGTTGGGTGACTTCTCCGGTGACGGTAATATTCACCCCACGTTTGGCAATTAAGGCGACATTGACTTGGGGATCGACTAAAAATTCATTTAAACCGGATTGAATCCTTTGTTGAGCTTGTTGTGGCGTTAACCCAGAAATCTCAATGGGTCCTAATAACTGCATGACGATTTGCCCTTGGGGACTCACTGTCGTTTGAATGCTGATGTTTTGATAGGGTTGGACATCAATAACAATCTGATCCCCAGGGGCAAGTTGGTAGGATTCCGTGGGAAATTGGCTAACGGGAATGATGTCAGGGGTCTCTAGGAAGGGGTTGGGCTCAGAGACGGCTGGTGCGGGAGGGGCGGTGGGAATCGGAGGCGGGGCTTGAGGGGGGATGGGGGAGGGGGTCAAGGTTTGAGGGGCGATCGCCTGCTGAGGGTTCGGGGAGGGCAATCCTTGACGGGGTTGGCAAAATTGGCTCAGTTGAGGGTTGCTGGTCGGAGTAGGCGGGGGGAATTGACCTGGAGGCGGGGGAACAGGGGGTCCGGGTTGAATGGAAGGCAAAGATGGATCTAGGGGATTGGGTATCCCTTGGGCAAGTTCTGGGGGGGTCGGGGCGCTGAGTGCCGGGGAGATTCCGGTATTGAAGGCGAGGGTCAACACTGCCGCTAGAGGCATGACCGTAGCTCCCGTATGTAACCCTGCTAGGGTCAAGGCAGTGAGGTGGTAAAACTGTCTGACAGAGGAAGATTCAATCATGAGAACGAATGACAACAATGGGTGAAGGGGTTTGGGTTCAGAAGTGGAAGGTCCGGGTTCTCCCGGTTCGTCGTTCCCCCAGCTTGTGATGAAATATCCCGACAGAAAGGCCGATCGGCCTGTTTCTGAGCCAGGTACTTTCGTGAATTGGGGACCCCGTAGATGCGCCAGTGTTGAGGGAAAATTTTTCAAGAGTCCCTAGGAATTGCCCTTTGTCTTCTCAGGAGGTCATTCCTGGGTCGTTATTGGGGTATAGGGACCCTCAAGTAAGGCCCTTTGAATGTTTTGACTTAAGGATTCAATCAGGGGTCTGACTGATTCTATTTCCCCAAAGGGTTCTATGGGAATAATAACGTTAACGGCGACCCAAGGAAGGCGATTTCCCTGGAGTTGGGCAAGGCGATCGCGCCAGAACCAGCTAAAGGGGGCGGGATTTCCGCCGGTGGGCCAGCTATACCACTGGGCGATCGCGTAGGTTTGAGCCGTGGTCCATCCTCGGAAGAATCGGGATTTCACCTGAATGGTCTGATCCGGGTTAGGGGTCGATTCGGGATTCACCTCGAAGGTTAGCGATCGCTCGGAATCCCTTTTCCACCGCCAAAATCCATCGATATCCATCCATTCCACTTGCGGTTGATGCATCGGACCCGTTTGATTGAGCAACAACAGTCCTGCAACAAAGCGATCGCCCTCCTGAATATTCTGCTGCACCCAATTTCGGCCCCCAATTTTTACAATCTGGGGCGCACTGGTTTCCCATTCACCCAGGTTTAACCCCGTCTTGGTCAATTCCCTTAACTCGTTCAGATTGACTAGATTTGGAGGAGAGACCCAGGCCCATTTTCCACTGAAGTAGCTGGGAACTGCCCCTACCGCGAATAGGACCAACATCAATAAGAGTAAAGCAACTCGCGCTAGGGAATAATTGTGCAGGAATTTGGGTAAATACATGACTTTCATGACTCGATGTTTTGAGGGATTTATCCCAGCGATCGGTTTAGACAATCTTGAGGGTTGGGGGTCGGCCTGAGTGGGTGTTAGTTGCTGTCTTCGACTGGGACCGAAAAATAATCAACAATCCAAACAATTCCACTAAGCGTGGGAATTAACAGTCCTAACATTGCAGCCGAATAGAGGTCTCCCCCCCATCCTTCATGAAGCCATTCAAACCCATGTTCGTGACCCGCCCCATGAAAGAAGGTCAGAAGGGCATTGCGGATAATATTACCGATAACGGCGATCGCCACGGTACTAGCTAAAAACAGAGTCGTTTTGCTCCGCGACTCATTCGTCCCTGTCCAGTAAAGCAACATTAACGCCACATACAAACTGGTGAGGAGCATTTTCAATCCCGCACAGTGAGGTGCGACTTCTACCACTCGTTGATTGACGAATAGGTAAATTCCTTCCACGGTGACATTAAATCCTACATGAGATAAAAGAAATCCCGCACACCCAGCAATAAAACTTTGTAACGGCAGGGTATAAGGCGCAATCAAGTAGGGAATTTGGTTCGGCGTGGCCAGAAAGACTAACAAAAGAGGAAAGGTTAGGAGTTTTAATCCGGGCAATCCTTTCAGCCATAAACAGATTCCAGCGAGGACGAGGGGAAACGAGAAATTGACAAAATCGGGGAGGCCGGTGACATAAAAAATTCCGCCGACTGCCATCAAAATCACCCCCAATGGATGAGTCTGTTGGGGGAGCTTTTGCCATAATTTTCGCTTGTCCTGCCAACAAATATAGGCAGCAAAGGGTAGACCAATTAATCCATGACTAAAATATTCATGTTCGAGGCTGATGCTTTTATTGATCCACCCGTCGTACCAATGGAAGAGCAGAGGAGTATAAAGTACGCTGAGGATTCCAATTAAAATCCACGGGTAATTTTGCTCAATTAGAAAAGGAACTTTACGCCCAATTTGCATAGTTTTATCTGGGGTAACAATAGGGGAATTAGGACAGGGTTTAACCTAACCGACGGCTAATGCGATCGCCTCGACCACGCGGTCGATTTGTGCCGGACTCAACCCCGGATACAGGGGGAGGGACAAAATCTCTTCGCAGAGGGCTTCAGCATGGGGAAAATCCCCCGGTTGATAGCCTAAATTTTGATAAGCCGGTTGCAGATGACAGGGTAATGGATAATGGATGCCGGTTTGAATGCCTTCGGAACCTAGTTTTTCTAGGAGGGTGTTTCGATTTAGAATGCACTCTTTGGTGATGCGGATAACATAGAGGTGATAAACGTGACCGTGACCACTGAGGTTGCGGATGGGGAGGATCCCCCGATCGCCGAGGGGTTCGAGTAAGGCATCGTACTGTTGGGCGCAGGCATTTCGGGCTTGATTCCAGTCCGGTAAGTAGGGAAGTTTGGCCTGAAGGATGGCTGCTTGGAGGGTATCGAGACGGCTATTGGTGCCGAGATCGAGATGGTGATATTTTTTGGGTGCGCCATAATTGCGTAAACTTCGCAATTTTTGAGCCAATTCGCGATCGCCGGTGACGACCATGCCCCCATCCCCAAAACAGCCGAGATTTTTACTGGGGTAGAAGCTAAAGGCAGCAGCCAGACCCACGCCACCGGCGCGGACTCCTTCTCGTTCCGCCAGGTGCGCTTGGGCGGCATCTTCAACGCAAATCAGATTGTGGGCGGTGGCAAGTTCTTGGAGTCGTCCAGGGGAGACCATTTGCCCGTAGAGATGGACCGGCAACAAAGCGCGAGTTTTGGGGGTGATGGCTTTTTCTACGGCTTCTAGGTCGATTAAAGCTGTGGAGGGGTCACAATCTACGAGGACTGGGGTGGCCCCGGCCCGCAGGACGCCGATTAGGGTGGCGATAAAGGTATTAGCAGGGAGGATCGCCTCATCTCCCGGACCCATTCCGGCGGCTTGGAGGGCCAGGGCGATCGCATCGGTCCCACAGGCAACCCCAATGCCAAATTCCACCCCACAAGCGTTGGCGAAAGTATTTTCAAATTCTCCCAGGGCTTGTCCTAGGACAAAATCTCCGCGTTCAATGACGGTTTGGATGGCCCGTTCTATTTCGGCTTGAATGGGCTGGTGTTGTTGCGTAAGATCAACAAATGGAACAGTTTCGGGAGTGGGTTTCATAGGGTTAAAGAGACTTCAGAATGGGGATTGAGTGGGTTGCAGTCTAGTCCGGAGGAATGGGTTGAGAAGGGTTCCCCCAGACTCTGCATCGTTCCGGGGAGACAAGAACGCGCTAGGGAGGAGGGGATGATGGCAGGGGGACCTAGGCGATCGCCTTCTTTTGGGTTGAGGTCCTAAGAATCAAGGCCGCGCCCGTTCAAA includes:
- a CDS encoding GumC family protein, coding for MAPPILKRYAIAFGKYKWFGFAAFVLTLGGAGFVAMQPPPEVTYRARGAMTYTTPAVTFSTTGSQIQEQGKQLPREILLAENVVTAVGIQVNEEPRKLARDVTVRPPKSDGPPQIELVYTHLNRETAQTTVQALMEAMIEQSRMLNTSALRRMIDTIEERLPEALGELTAAEQNLEEYEREEAVAILAARSGGLAGAIVANQNQQRDIRLQLEGLDAQLASLEQRLGLTVDQAYVSQALSADPIIAQLRAALHQIESQRELLSKNFRPLHPQMVELQKQETSYNELLERRATEVIGGGGMAAPLLNSVQIRKDSSLDPARQQLAQTLVNLQTQRQTLVQQLNSLTQTEQQLQRDYQTLPNKQLERGRLAQQVALKQELYNKMQQALADARAAEAETSSSLSVAQEASVSQNEVSAQPPALIFAIGGLVGILLGNALIFVISLLEGKFYTMEEVRGALQQQDLRILGILPEVFAPEFRAHEMPILMDPDSPYLEFYEKIRSNLLRIGEKAPKVLLITSVAPKEGKTFCAYNLAIAAARAGKRTLLIEADLRSPSQAQSLQVAIEPDANLEPLRYYGQFHQCIRLAPEIENLYVVPSAGPLKNSAAAIESNEFRRLLEDAKARFDLVILDSPALSVNNDAFLLEPFSDGMILVTRPLYTQGGMLTEYVEPLTESETVQLLGAVINGADIPVLLPESIPSKPPLTLAHSAEAPQLESMDSKPPKIPTRTSR
- a CDS encoding SLBB domain-containing protein; translation: MIESSSVRQFYHLTALTLAGLHTGATVMPLAAVLTLAFNTGISPALSAPTPPELAQGIPNPLDPSLPSIQPGPPVPPPPGQFPPPTPTSNPQLSQFCQPRQGLPSPNPQQAIAPQTLTPSPIPPQAPPPIPTAPPAPAVSEPNPFLETPDIIPVSQFPTESYQLAPGDQIVIDVQPYQNISIQTTVSPQGQIVMQLLGPIEISGLTPQQAQQRIQSGLNEFLVDPQVNVALIAKRGVNITVTGEVTQPGFYFFAADNTRISDILTTVGGTTPGADLTSILIRRPLGDGRFLQQRLNLLVSLQAGSPPPDLLLQEGDILIVPKQTLSEAQINDSNIVARSRLSPPQAVGIRVIGEVTRPGFYNLPPSVNPIQDALVIAGGSTPAADLRSVRVRRVLTDGRLSEETIDLYSPLQTSTPFPELRLGNGDIIIVPTLDLNDAAFNYNNNVVSNSTLTTPQPVGITIVGEVTQPGFYILPASPRPIPTALQIAGGTTPVADLRGVRVRRTLPDGRVSEESINLLSSLQGSTPFSDLRLANGDVLIIPKLGLEEARTYDSNAVSTSTLAAQQSVAITVLGEVVAPGFHVLPPSLSPIPTALQAAGGITTAADLRTVLICRVMANGTVSEERVNLYAALETGTPLPDLRLGNGDVVIVPKLGLNQDPGYNPRIVAGSTLAAAIPVNVTILGEVAQPGFFTVPPSDRPVADAMLVAGGITSNADLRAVRVRRALDNGSISEEVLDLYTPLLTGAALPELRLANGDVVFVPTLESSTDEYYDRVLVSRSTLSVPQIVVRVLSYPAGGISVVPVPSGSTFADILNAVPILSADLNNIALIRFDPEQGKAVTREINAQQLLRGDLAQNVPLENNDVIVIGRNLVGKITYALGTFTQPFRDVLGFLLFFDSLRDSARLLFGPDGNNDENNTNN
- a CDS encoding cyanoexosortase B system-associated protein, producing the protein MYLPKFLHNYSLARVALLLLMLVLFAVGAVPSYFSGKWAWVSPPNLVNLNELRELTKTGLNLGEWETSAPQIVKIGGRNWVQQNIQEGDRFVAGLLLLNQTGPMHQPQVEWMDIDGFWRWKRDSERSLTFEVNPESTPNPDQTIQVKSRFFRGWTTAQTYAIAQWYSWPTGGNPAPFSWFWRDRLAQLQGNRLPWVAVNVIIPIEPFGEIESVRPLIESLSQNIQRALLEGPYTPITTQE
- the crtB gene encoding cyanoexosortase B encodes the protein MQIGRKVPFLIEQNYPWILIGILSVLYTPLLFHWYDGWINKSISLEHEYFSHGLIGLPFAAYICWQDKRKLWQKLPQQTHPLGVILMAVGGIFYVTGLPDFVNFSFPLVLAGICLWLKGLPGLKLLTFPLLLVFLATPNQIPYLIAPYTLPLQSFIAGCAGFLLSHVGFNVTVEGIYLFVNQRVVEVAPHCAGLKMLLTSLYVALMLLYWTGTNESRSKTTLFLASTVAIAVIGNIIRNALLTFFHGAGHEHGFEWLHEGWGGDLYSAAMLGLLIPTLSGIVWIVDYFSVPVEDSN
- a CDS encoding DegT/DnrJ/EryC1/StrS family aminotransferase gives rise to the protein MKPTPETVPFVDLTQQHQPIQAEIERAIQTVIERGDFVLGQALGEFENTFANACGVEFGIGVACGTDAIALALQAAGMGPGDEAILPANTFIATLIGVLRAGATPVLVDCDPSTALIDLEAVEKAITPKTRALLPVHLYGQMVSPGRLQELATAHNLICVEDAAQAHLAEREGVRAGGVGLAAAFSFYPSKNLGCFGDGGMVVTGDRELAQKLRSLRNYGAPKKYHHLDLGTNSRLDTLQAAILQAKLPYLPDWNQARNACAQQYDALLEPLGDRGILPIRNLSGHGHVYHLYVIRITKECILNRNTLLEKLGSEGIQTGIHYPLPCHLQPAYQNLGYQPGDFPHAEALCEEILSLPLYPGLSPAQIDRVVEAIALAVG